A DNA window from Gigantopelta aegis isolate Gae_Host chromosome 4, Gae_host_genome, whole genome shotgun sequence contains the following coding sequences:
- the LOC121371320 gene encoding seipin-like: protein MLFDLFGNIADWFATFSSSALSKIKYILIRAIILFCIAVFILWLSVFLYASFYYVYMPAASHVRPVYLTFNVCSDGFSVCSFPSANVSLGHDGREEILHKGQPYRIFLELDMPESQTNRNLGMFMIVVKLYDKTGRISQESSRTTLLHYRSWLLRTLQTIVLLPLYLANLVEQSQLINVEVFPKFFDDLNFPSVGALIDVQNRKIEIYSAKLKLFADFVGLRYFMFYWPWVTSICGVCFNFVFLTFVALVSWYHYSQRVEEDEEMEEIPLLNRRMSVHERRLKLQADFNKEQDDEDEDDNNESGGDPEETSVMTVGMVIPDINIQPPEQEEPVVEHVEHVHKSVSFAPQVEDKPVRFRRHSRVLAEDVAKF, encoded by the exons ATGCTTTTTGACTTGTTTGGGAATATTGCTGACTGGTTTGCTACATTTTCTAGCTCGGCATTGTCAAAAATCAAGTATATCCTTATCAGGGCAATAATTCTATTTTGTATTGCAGTATTTATCTTGTGGTTGTCTGTGTTTCTTTATGCCAGTTTTTACTATGTTTACATGCCTGCAGCTTCACATGTGAGACCCGTGTATTTGACGTTCAA TGTTTGTTCTGATGGCTTCAGCGTTTGTTCGTTTCCATCAGCAAATGTGTCCTTGGGCCATGATGGAAGAGAGGAG ATACTGCACAAAGGGCAGCCATATAGAATATTCCTGGAATTGGACATGCCAGAATCCCAAACAAACAGAAACCTTG GTATGTTCATGATAGTTGTCAAACTGTATGACAAGACTGGAAGAATATCACAAGAGTCATCTAGAACT ACTCTTCTGCATTACCGGTCATGGCTGCTGCGTACTTTGCAGACCATTGTGCTGTTACCACTTTACCTGGCAAATTTAGTGGAACAGTCGCAGTTGATCAACGTGGAAGTATTCCCCAAGTTCTTTGATGATCTG AACTTTCCATCAGTTGGAGCTCTGATTGATGTTCAGAATAGGAAGATTGAGATCTATTCagcaaaactgaaattatttgctGATTTTGTTGGTCTCAG gtattttatgttttactgGCCTTGGGTTACATCAATTTGTGGAGTGTGCTTCAATTTTGTCTTCCTCACGTTTGTAGCACTAGTGTCATGGTACCACTACTCACAGAGAGTAGAGGAAGATGAAGAAATGGAAGAAATTCCATTACTGAACAGAAGAATGTCGGTACACGAACGCCGACTCAAACTACAAGCAGATTTCAACAAAGAACAAG ATGATGAAGATGAGGATGACAATAATGAGTCAGGTGGAGACCCTGAAGAAACGTCGGTGATGACGGTCGGCATGGTTATCCCTGACATCAACATCCAGCCCCCAGAACAGGAGGAGCCAGTGGTGGAACACGTAGAGCATGTTCACAAGTCCGTCTCATTCGCACCACAGGTCGAGGACAAGCCTGTGAGATTCCGGCGCCACAGCAGAGTGTTAGCAGAAGATGTGGCCAAATTTTAG